Proteins encoded in a region of the Pseudomonadota bacterium genome:
- a CDS encoding choice-of-anchor N protein, whose protein sequence is MKKIFYISVVFLLVTIFSNSAYALPELQLYIEGSIYDSTTETWAIETADSIKLWVVGNGAKGTIYDVKLALAYSSGLTPTFSFNSMTTENYSGFTDPSTPGSAVWSKTVTDGTLPILGDGTTLPDHGIYGDMTWWQEFKLGDFSLNDSYIADFENNLPAPIAQTGQINVYEISILGVPIGTTVHFDAYDHYLCGNKAKYKFAPFSHDAETTQVPEPATLLLLGFGLVGLAGVSRKLKK, encoded by the coding sequence ATGAAAAAAATATTTTATATTTCAGTAGTGTTTTTGCTGGTCACCATATTCAGCAACAGTGCTTATGCATTACCGGAACTTCAATTATACATTGAAGGATCAATATACGATAGCACAACTGAGACATGGGCTATTGAAACAGCGGATTCTATAAAATTATGGGTTGTTGGTAATGGTGCTAAAGGTACCATTTACGATGTAAAGCTAGCTTTGGCTTATTCTTCAGGACTTACACCTACATTTAGTTTTAATAGTATGACTACTGAAAATTATAGTGGTTTTACTGATCCATCAACTCCGGGCTCTGCTGTATGGTCAAAAACTGTTACAGATGGTACATTACCAATATTAGGAGATGGAACTACCTTGCCAGATCATGGCATTTACGGAGATATGACCTGGTGGCAGGAATTTAAATTGGGCGATTTTAGCTTAAATGATTCATATATAGCTGACTTTGAAAATAATCTTCCTGCGCCCATAGCTCAAACTGGTCAGATTAATGTTTATGAAATTTCGATATTGGGAGTTCCCATAGGAACAACTGTGCATTTCGATGCTTATGATCATTATCTATGTGGTAACAAGGCTAAATATAAATTTGCTCCTTTCTCACACGACGCTGAAACAACACAGGTCCCCGAACCAGCTACATTACTCCTTCTCGGCTTTGGCCTTGTTGGTCTGGCAGGTGTAAGCAGAAAATTAAAAAAATAG
- a CDS encoding peptidylprolyl isomerase, with protein MTKLQWNNPPEMQIDPSKTYKAVMETSKGVIEIELYPQYAPKTVNNFVFLAGQSYYDGIVFHRVIDSFMVQGGDPTGTGMGGPGYNFEDEFKDNPLKHESKVLSMANAGPNTNGSQFFITHCPQPHLNGRHTVFGKVTSGQDVVDKIRQGDKIEKLTTSEISDKQ; from the coding sequence ATGACAAAACTGCAATGGAACAACCCCCCTGAAATGCAAATTGATCCGTCAAAAACTTATAAGGCGGTTATGGAAACATCTAAAGGCGTTATCGAGATTGAACTTTATCCGCAATACGCTCCTAAAACGGTAAACAACTTTGTATTTTTAGCCGGCCAGAGCTATTATGACGGTATAGTATTTCACAGAGTGATAGACTCTTTTATGGTTCAGGGCGGAGATCCTACCGGCACAGGTATGGGCGGTCCGGGATACAATTTTGAAGATGAATTTAAAGATAATCCGTTAAAGCATGAATCTAAAGTATTATCCATGGCAAATGCCGGACCAAACACGAACGGAAGCCAGTTTTTTATTACCCATTGCCCTCAGCCGCATTTAAACGGAAGACATACGGTATTTGGTAAGGTAACATCAGGACAGGATGTTGTTGATAAGATACGCCAGGGTGATAAAATAGAAAAGTTAACAACAAGCGAGATTTCGGATAAACAGTAA
- a CDS encoding DUF523 domain-containing protein: MQNILVSACLIGEQTRYDGLVLPLPNKIIDKLKSIATIIPFCPEVAGGLPVPRPASEITCKDGFCVLDGKASVKTVKGDDFTAFFIKGAQKALETAAINNIRVAVLKEKSPSCGSTFIYDGTFTKTLKSGKGVTAALFERNGICVFGEKKIKDALLFIRNLACC; this comes from the coding sequence ATGCAAAATATTTTAGTAAGCGCCTGCCTTATCGGAGAACAAACCCGCTATGACGGGCTTGTTCTTCCTTTACCAAACAAAATTATCGATAAGCTAAAATCAATAGCGACTATAATACCTTTTTGTCCTGAAGTGGCGGGGGGCCTGCCTGTGCCCAGGCCAGCATCTGAGATAACCTGTAAAGACGGTTTTTGTGTTCTTGACGGAAAAGCAAGTGTGAAAACTGTAAAAGGTGATGATTTTACGGCTTTTTTTATAAAAGGAGCGCAAAAAGCACTTGAAACGGCAGCAATTAATAATATCAGGGTAGCAGTATTAAAAGAAAAAAGCCCTTCATGCGGAAGTACATTTATCTACGACGGAACCTTTACAAAAACTCTTAAGAGCGGCAAAGGAGTTACTGCCGCTCTTTTTGAAAGAAACGGAATCTGTGTTTTTGGAGAAAAAAAGATAAAAGACGCTTTACTGTTTATCCGAAATCTCGCTTGTTGTTAA
- the ahcY gene encoding adenosylhomocysteinase, with the protein MNAPNLDLSLPYKVADISLAGLGIKEMELSEREMPGLMAVREKYGPQKPLKGMKVMGSLHMTIQTAMLIDTLKALGANIRWATCNIFSTQDHAAAAIAKKGSAAVFAWKGETLEDFWWCTEQALIWPDGSGPDLIVDDGGDATLYIHHGVMVENDPSLLDKKYDSPDMQCLIARLKDSYKRDPGFWTKIASGIRGVSEETTTGVHRLYSLAKNNQLLFPAFNVNDSVTKSKFDNLYGCRESLADGLKRATDIMIAGKMVVICGYGDVGKGCAQSMRGFGARVVITEIDPICALQAAMEGYEVSTMKDIASVADIFVTATGCCDVITGEHMEKMKDEAIICNIGHFDSEIQTSYLINTPKCKKITIKPQVDRWILKSGRSIILLAEGRLVNLGCATGHPSFVMSNSFTNQCLAQIALATEKYEKKVYTLPKTLDEEVARLHLARLGAKLTKLNKAQADYLGISVKGPFKPDYYRY; encoded by the coding sequence ATGAACGCACCAAACCTTGATCTTTCACTGCCCTATAAAGTAGCAGATATTTCACTTGCCGGTTTAGGCATTAAAGAAATGGAATTATCTGAAAGGGAAATGCCGGGGCTTATGGCGGTTCGCGAAAAATATGGTCCCCAAAAACCTCTAAAAGGTATGAAAGTAATGGGGAGCCTTCACATGACTATTCAGACCGCCATGCTGATTGACACCTTAAAAGCTCTTGGTGCAAATATTCGCTGGGCTACGTGTAATATATTTTCTACTCAGGATCATGCAGCCGCTGCTATAGCAAAAAAAGGATCTGCAGCAGTATTTGCATGGAAGGGCGAAACGCTTGAAGATTTTTGGTGGTGTACAGAACAAGCGCTTATATGGCCGGATGGTTCAGGGCCGGACTTGATAGTGGATGATGGTGGTGATGCTACTCTATATATTCATCACGGTGTTATGGTTGAAAACGATCCTTCGCTGCTTGACAAAAAGTATGACAGTCCTGATATGCAATGTCTTATCGCAAGGCTTAAAGACAGTTATAAAAGAGATCCTGGATTCTGGACAAAAATCGCATCCGGCATACGAGGTGTTTCCGAGGAAACTACTACAGGTGTCCACAGACTTTATAGTCTTGCAAAAAACAACCAGCTTCTCTTTCCTGCTTTTAATGTGAATGATTCTGTGACAAAATCCAAATTTGATAACCTGTATGGATGCAGGGAGTCGCTTGCAGACGGATTAAAACGCGCAACAGATATTATGATTGCAGGTAAAATGGTAGTAATCTGCGGATATGGTGATGTGGGAAAAGGATGTGCCCAGTCAATGCGCGGTTTTGGAGCTAGGGTAGTAATTACAGAAATCGACCCGATATGTGCTCTTCAGGCAGCAATGGAAGGCTATGAAGTCTCGACAATGAAAGATATTGCGTCTGTAGCCGATATATTTGTTACTGCCACAGGCTGTTGTGATGTCATAACCGGTGAGCATATGGAAAAGATGAAAGATGAAGCCATAATTTGTAATATAGGCCATTTCGACAGTGAAATTCAGACCAGTTATCTTATAAACACACCGAAGTGTAAAAAGATTACTATTAAACCTCAGGTGGACAGGTGGATATTAAAATCCGGCCGTTCAATAATTTTGCTTGCAGAAGGAAGACTTGTAAATCTTGGTTGCGCAACCGGCCATCCAAGCTTTGTTATGAGCAACAGTTTTACAAACCAGTGTCTTGCACAAATTGCTCTTGCAACCGAAAAATATGAAAAGAAAGTATATACTCTTCCAAAAACACTTGATGAAGAAGTGGCCCGTCTGCATCTTGCGCGGCTTGGAGCAAAACTTACAAAACTTAACAAAGCTCAGGCGGATTATCTTGGTATTTCTGTAAAAGGGCCTTTCAAGCCTGACTATTACCGTTATTAA